A window of Sutcliffiella cohnii contains these coding sequences:
- a CDS encoding ABC transporter ATP-binding protein, producing the protein MSTIIQTRQLTKKYREQEVLKPLDFSVEKGEICALIGKNGAGKSTLFKVLAGQIMPTSGEVLLFGKSGKEIEREKKRMGFMIETPAFFPDFTAVQNLEYFRIQRGVVDKKRMYEVLEIVGLAKEKKKRFKDYSMGMKQRLGIALCLLSNPDCLVLDEPINGLDVEGIIEIRTLLRKLNQEKHITILISSHILTELKLVATRFVFIKDGVIFDDLSKDALEEKSRKQIVLTVDNSVKVAQLLDRAYGDIEFKVLPNHVISIQNHIESSGEINRLLVDNGVMVKEFRIEALNLEEYFLGLVEESNND; encoded by the coding sequence ATGAGTACGATCATTCAGACACGTCAATTGACGAAAAAGTATAGGGAACAAGAGGTTCTGAAACCGCTTGATTTCTCAGTGGAAAAAGGGGAAATCTGTGCATTAATTGGAAAGAATGGTGCTGGCAAATCGACGTTATTCAAAGTTCTTGCAGGCCAAATAATGCCGACAAGTGGGGAGGTTCTCCTTTTTGGAAAATCTGGTAAAGAGATAGAGCGAGAGAAAAAAAGAATGGGTTTTATGATTGAAACACCTGCGTTTTTCCCGGATTTTACGGCAGTTCAAAATCTAGAATATTTTCGGATTCAACGTGGTGTTGTGGACAAGAAACGTATGTATGAAGTTCTAGAAATTGTAGGTCTTGCAAAAGAAAAGAAGAAACGATTTAAAGATTATTCCATGGGGATGAAGCAACGATTAGGGATAGCTTTATGTCTCTTAAGTAACCCCGATTGTTTAGTGCTGGATGAGCCAATCAATGGATTAGATGTGGAGGGGATTATCGAAATCCGGACATTATTGAGGAAGCTCAATCAGGAAAAACATATTACGATATTAATTTCTAGTCATATTTTAACGGAATTGAAATTGGTAGCAACTCGGTTTGTATTTATAAAAGATGGTGTAATCTTCGATGATTTAAGCAAAGACGCTCTAGAAGAGAAGAGTAGGAAACAAATTGTCCTAACGGTTGATAATTCAGTGAAAGTGGCACAACTTTTAGACCGAGCATATGGGGATATAGAGTTTAAAGTCCTTCCTAATCACGTCATCTCTATCCAAAATCATATAGAGAGCAGTGGAGAAATTAATCGCCTTTTAGTTGATAATGGTGTGATGGTGAAGGAGTTTCGCATTGAAGCTCTGAATTTAGAAGAATACTTCTTAGGATTAGTGGAGGAAAGTAACAATGATTAA
- a CDS encoding sensor histidine kinase: MTKQLEEISENFGTNELVRTNTHNKNLSRFATKINQLIQLYKQNQQSVERREMELKQEITNISHDLRTPLTSIKGFSELLTDPSISEGEKKEFLEIIQKKIDNLTMIVDLFYELSQLDSSDKKLTMEKQSLDQIVVESMLMFYEDFEKEQLQVQLVEESVPPILADNKATVRIVTNIIQNALTYAKSYLKISFVEEEEYIRLRAVNDVEKIDAAKLQQIFNRTYRLDSSRTGTHLGLGLHIVQQLVNKQGGKAVANVRDNEFIMEVSFRKWD; this comes from the coding sequence ATGACAAAACAATTAGAGGAAATCAGTGAAAATTTCGGGACAAATGAATTAGTTCGTACAAATACTCATAATAAAAACTTGAGTAGATTTGCGACGAAAATCAACCAGCTCATTCAATTATACAAACAGAACCAACAGTCTGTCGAAAGAAGAGAAATGGAACTAAAGCAAGAAATCACCAATATCTCCCATGATTTACGAACTCCTTTAACATCGATCAAAGGATTTTCAGAGCTTTTAACAGATCCGTCTATTTCAGAAGGGGAAAAGAAAGAATTCCTAGAGATTATCCAGAAGAAAATCGATAATCTCACGATGATTGTAGATTTATTTTATGAACTATCACAACTTGATTCCTCTGACAAGAAATTGACGATGGAGAAACAGTCTCTAGATCAAATTGTTGTAGAATCAATGCTAATGTTCTATGAAGATTTTGAGAAAGAGCAATTACAGGTACAATTGGTTGAGGAGAGTGTACCTCCTATTCTTGCTGACAACAAAGCAACCGTTCGGATTGTAACGAACATCATTCAAAATGCTTTAACTTATGCCAAAAGCTATTTAAAAATAAGTTTTGTTGAGGAAGAGGAATACATTAGGTTAAGGGCAGTAAATGATGTGGAGAAGATTGATGCTGCGAAACTCCAACAGATTTTTAATCGAACTTATAGGCTGGATTCTAGTCGTACGGGTACACATCTTGGATTGGGGCTTCATATTGTTCAGCAACTTGTTAATAAACAGGGTGGAAAAGCAGTAGCTAATGTACGTGATAATGAATTTATTATGGAAGTGTCGTTTCGGAAGTGGGATTAG
- a CDS encoding DUF4430 domain-containing protein, which translates to MLHSFFKKSIATILSILLIFSLFHPIAATASEKDTINISVRIESWDKTVAPLTTIELAPYDITRTVGNNKVGNWHLTNDQPLAIHAIIKALELQGLDVTKKSVIDVGYQGNYIAGVNNVYEFDYGFTSGWMYKVNGVSPSVGVGTYELSNNDIVELYYIGDMMNHHFGKIAASATEVKEGDEVTFTVTGEPANWGTPPPDEAIADATILINGEKSEFKTDQNGRASIPLTNVGTYWVTAEKFGANSYNMIRPTPIKVVVTEKLPLVQAIDPVESVEVPFGTSKEDALLHLTPTTNLTDSKGNKHEVQLSWSIDGFNSTQSGEYTATGTFSLPANIEQGSVALLVTTVVKVAEQATPPAPQRELPEISTWATQISKWILKNTDFSQHDNFNDWDAIALARSGHSVPEQYYGTLVDYVTEREGNFRLVTDYERMAIAVAAIGKDPTDVAGYNFIEKIYNHERLTNQGTNGVTYALIALDTFSYEIPEDALWNRDSLVDWLLDQQNDDGGFPLAKGSISDVDVTAMTLQALSNYQTDERVQTATERAVAWLAETQLSNGGYKLWGVENSESVSQVIIALSSLKIEVEDGQFIKPEGDLLSALYAYANEDGGMAHTLGDESNYMASHQALMALAAYERNKNGKASLYNMQDVHEEEEVESNPRDDKEEEKPGKEQPKPEQQPEGKQQEEAPKNNANNENKEEGKKESNKAGSNTGDVKNKLPKTATSIYQFLLLGFALLLIGTFLYRLQARKG; encoded by the coding sequence TTGTTACATTCATTTTTCAAAAAAAGTATAGCAACGATACTTAGCATTCTACTAATCTTTTCGTTATTTCATCCTATTGCTGCAACCGCTAGTGAAAAGGACACCATTAACATTTCCGTTCGAATTGAGAGTTGGGACAAAACAGTAGCGCCTTTAACTACTATTGAACTGGCCCCTTACGATATAACAAGAACGGTCGGAAACAATAAAGTTGGTAATTGGCATCTTACGAATGACCAACCTTTAGCCATTCATGCCATCATTAAAGCGCTTGAACTACAAGGTCTAGACGTAACCAAAAAATCTGTTATTGACGTTGGCTATCAAGGTAACTATATCGCTGGTGTGAATAATGTATATGAATTTGATTACGGTTTTACATCAGGCTGGATGTATAAAGTAAATGGTGTTTCTCCTTCTGTTGGAGTAGGAACTTACGAACTATCTAACAACGATATCGTAGAGTTATATTATATCGGGGATATGATGAATCATCATTTCGGAAAAATTGCTGCTTCTGCTACGGAAGTAAAAGAAGGGGATGAAGTTACTTTTACGGTGACAGGAGAGCCAGCTAACTGGGGAACTCCACCACCTGATGAAGCGATAGCAGATGCAACCATTTTAATTAATGGAGAAAAAAGTGAATTTAAGACAGATCAAAATGGAAGGGCTTCCATTCCGTTAACGAATGTAGGTACGTATTGGGTTACAGCAGAAAAGTTTGGAGCAAATTCCTATAATATGATTCGCCCGACGCCTATTAAAGTAGTCGTAACAGAAAAACTACCTTTGGTCCAAGCAATTGATCCAGTGGAATCAGTGGAAGTACCGTTTGGGACGAGTAAGGAAGATGCACTCCTTCATTTAACACCAACTACGAATCTAACAGATAGTAAAGGCAATAAGCACGAAGTCCAACTTTCGTGGTCTATTGATGGATTTAACTCAACTCAATCAGGAGAATATACGGCAACCGGGACTTTTTCTTTACCGGCAAACATAGAGCAAGGAAGTGTAGCTTTACTCGTCACAACTGTTGTAAAAGTGGCAGAACAAGCAACACCACCAGCCCCACAACGTGAATTGCCAGAAATAAGTACGTGGGCAACGCAAATTTCCAAGTGGATACTAAAAAATACAGACTTTTCACAGCATGACAACTTTAATGACTGGGACGCAATTGCTTTAGCGAGAAGTGGGCATTCCGTTCCAGAGCAATATTACGGGACATTAGTTGATTACGTAACAGAAAGAGAAGGGAACTTCCGTTTAGTTACCGATTACGAAAGAATGGCCATCGCGGTTGCTGCCATTGGAAAAGACCCTACAGATGTAGCTGGGTATAATTTTATTGAAAAAATATATAATCACGAGCGACTGACGAACCAAGGTACGAACGGTGTAACATATGCCTTGATTGCGCTAGATACATTCTCATATGAAATACCAGAGGACGCGCTTTGGAATCGTGATAGTTTAGTAGATTGGTTGTTGGACCAACAAAATGATGACGGAGGATTTCCTCTTGCAAAAGGATCTATAAGTGATGTAGATGTCACAGCAATGACCTTACAAGCATTATCTAACTATCAAACAGATGAAAGAGTACAAACGGCAACAGAACGTGCAGTCGCATGGCTGGCAGAAACGCAATTATCAAATGGTGGCTATAAGCTTTGGGGAGTAGAAAATAGTGAGAGTGTCTCTCAAGTTATTATTGCTCTTTCTAGTCTGAAAATTGAAGTAGAAGATGGGCAGTTCATTAAACCAGAAGGAGATTTATTATCAGCACTTTACGCATATGCGAACGAAGATGGTGGAATGGCTCACACTTTAGGAGATGAAAGTAACTATATGGCTTCCCATCAAGCACTTATGGCTTTGGCGGCCTATGAGAGAAATAAAAATGGGAAGGCCTCACTTTATAACATGCAAGACGTTCATGAGGAAGAAGAAGTCGAATCAAACCCGAGAGATGACAAAGAAGAGGAGAAACCAGGTAAAGAACAACCAAAACCAGAACAACAGCCTGAAGGAAAACAGCAAGAGGAAGCTCCAAAAAATAACGCCAATAACGAAAATAAAGAAGAAGGAAAGAAAGAATCGAACAAAGCTGGAAGCAATACAGGTGATGTGAAAAATAAACTTCCAAAAACAGCTACATCCATTTACCAGTTCTTACTTCTTGGTTTTGCCTTACTCCTTATCGGTACATTCCTATATCGATTACAAGCAAGAAAAGGGTAA
- a CDS encoding DUF4430 domain-containing protein, translated as MTRKKLIIFSILLLAALTTVISLEVISKNSALEATVEQKLDDPQVVVGEDVVQGFKKETGLAAKENRKVEVEEEAEQEANVATSESFEADTVLDQPSSPSVNTSSTESQETKTNRSKATSTTPKSQEKKNSQTTENKQVTEKSKQEKNSAYKEDKKEDKKEDKKEEKKQEPAPPPETVLLTIIGSPDIGTILATVEVEIVNNDTVLEVLKRETRARQIHMEFRGRGATAYVEGINNLYEFDRGPGSGWMYSINGKFPNRSAGIWPVKAGEHIRWLYTEDLGKDIGGGVDDGLWDGED; from the coding sequence ATGACAAGAAAAAAGTTAATCATTTTTAGCATTCTCTTATTAGCTGCCTTAACTACAGTTATTAGTTTAGAAGTTATCTCGAAAAATTCTGCTCTTGAAGCTACTGTGGAACAAAAACTGGATGATCCGCAAGTAGTAGTAGGTGAGGATGTTGTTCAAGGGTTTAAAAAGGAAACGGGACTTGCCGCGAAAGAGAACCGAAAAGTAGAAGTGGAAGAAGAGGCAGAGCAAGAAGCAAACGTTGCTACGAGCGAGTCGTTTGAAGCTGATACGGTTTTGGACCAACCGTCAAGCCCTTCTGTCAATACATCATCTACTGAAAGTCAAGAGACGAAAACAAACCGATCCAAAGCAACTAGTACAACACCAAAGTCACAAGAAAAGAAAAATAGTCAAACTACCGAAAATAAACAAGTGACAGAGAAATCGAAGCAAGAAAAAAATAGTGCGTATAAGGAAGATAAAAAGGAAGATAAAAAGGAAGATAAAAAAGAAGAGAAAAAGCAAGAGCCTGCTCCCCCTCCTGAAACCGTCCTTTTAACGATAATAGGTTCGCCAGACATTGGAACGATACTAGCAACGGTAGAAGTCGAGATAGTAAATAATGATACAGTACTAGAAGTGTTAAAACGCGAAACCCGAGCTCGGCAAATCCATATGGAATTCCGCGGTAGAGGGGCGACTGCTTATGTAGAAGGAATTAATAATTTATATGAATTCGATAGAGGACCTGGCAGTGGTTGGATGTACAGTATTAACGGAAAGTTTCCGAATCGAAGCGCTGGTATATGGCCAGTAAAAGCAGGAGAACATATCCGATGGCTTTATACAGAAGACTTAGGTAAAGATATTGGTGGCGGAGTAGATGATGGGCTTTGGGATGGAGAGGACTAA